Proteins encoded by one window of Musa acuminata AAA Group cultivar baxijiao chromosome BXJ2-9, Cavendish_Baxijiao_AAA, whole genome shotgun sequence:
- the LOC135622250 gene encoding 18.1 kDa class I heat shock protein-like, whose amino-acid sequence MTLLLHPRQEREEETICSLQLLDSFLILKGPFPTMSIVRRNIFDPFSLDVWDPFKGFPFDAFRSLSETRPGFVSETSAFANTRIDWKETSEAHVFKADLPGVKKEEVKVEVEEGRVLQISGERSKEEEEKSDKWHRVERSSGKFLRRFRLPENAMVDQVKASMENGVLTVTVPKEEVKKPEMKSIEISG is encoded by the coding sequence ATGACCCTCCTTTTGCATCCTCGTCAAGAACGGGAGGAAGAGACGATTTGCAGCTTACAGCTTCTCGACAGCTTCCTGATCCTTAAAGGCCCATTTCCAACCATGTCGATCGTGAGGCGCAACATCTTCGACCCCTTCTCCCTCGACGTCTGGGATCCCTTCAAGGGCTTCCCCTTCGATGCCTTCCGTTCCCTCTCCGAGACGCGCCCCGGCTTCGTGAGCGAGACTTCCGCCTTCGCCAACACCCGCATCGATTGGAAAGAGACCTCCGAGGCGCACGTCTTCAAGGCCGACCTGCCGGGGGTGAAGAAAGAGGAGGtgaaggtggaggtggaggaaggCAGGGTCCTCCAGATCAGCGGCGAGAggagcaaggaggaggaggagaagagcgaCAAGTGGCACCGCGTGGAGCGGAGCAGCGGCAAGTTCCTGAGGAGGTTCAGGTTGCCTGAGAATGCCATGGTGGATCAGGTGAAGGCGTCAATGGAGAACGGTGTCCTAACCGTGACAGTGCCTAAGGAGGAGGTGAAGAAGCCCGAGATGAAGTCCATTGAGATCTCCGGTTGA